In a genomic window of Alkalibaculum bacchi:
- a CDS encoding Asp23/Gls24 family envelope stress response protein: protein MIAKIYNEYGCINISESVIATIAGMAAMECYGLVGMASKRTTDGFVELLKKENLRKGVKITQADNKLIIDLYVIIEYGVKISVVAENIIDKVKYYVEKQTGIKIDKINVIVESVRV, encoded by the coding sequence ATGATTGCGAAAATTTATAATGAATACGGCTGTATCAACATTTCAGAAAGTGTCATAGCGACAATAGCTGGCATGGCAGCAATGGAGTGCTATGGTTTAGTTGGCATGGCCTCTAAAAGAACTACAGATGGTTTTGTAGAACTTTTAAAGAAGGAAAACCTGAGAAAAGGCGTTAAAATCACACAAGCAGATAATAAGCTTATCATTGATTTATATGTTATAATCGAATACGGTGTGAAAATATCAGTAGTTGCAGAAAATATTATTGATAAAGTAAAGTATTATGTAGAAAAACAAACAGGCATTAAGATTGATAAAATCAATGTTATTGTAGAAAGCGTCAGGGTGTAA
- the rpmB gene encoding 50S ribosomal protein L28, which translates to MSKVCHVCGKGPVAGNQVSHSVKHTKRVWNPNLQKVRAMVDGSPRRVLVCTRCLRSNKVQRAM; encoded by the coding sequence ATGTCTAAAGTATGTCATGTTTGTGGCAAAGGTCCAGTAGCAGGCAATCAAGTAAGCCATTCTGTTAAACATACAAAGAGAGTTTGGAATCCAAACTTACAAAAAGTTAGAGCAATGGTTGACGGTTCTCCAAGGAGAGTTTTAGTTTGCACAAGATGTTTGAGATCTAATAAAGTTCAAAGAGCTATGTAA
- a CDS encoding thiamine diphosphokinase — protein MKALVIANGSIKNEEFYHSHVLKNRFDLIICADGGVKNALLLNLTPDVAIGDFDSTEESFLQDVQDKGVEIIRYPVEKDATDTEIVLDYLIDHNYSHITMIGCLGDRVDHSLANIALLKKLLAQKVYGRIIDEKNEIYLINDKIELYNKKGSILSLIPFSEEVEGVTTNGLYYPLDNHCMTKASSYGISNIIEEDFAKVEIKHGELLVIISRD, from the coding sequence ATGAAAGCTTTAGTTATTGCAAATGGCAGTATTAAAAATGAAGAATTTTATCATTCTCATGTACTAAAAAATCGTTTTGATTTGATTATTTGTGCAGATGGGGGGGTAAAAAATGCCCTCCTTCTCAATTTGACCCCTGATGTAGCAATAGGGGATTTTGACTCTACAGAAGAATCCTTCTTACAGGATGTACAAGATAAAGGTGTAGAAATCATAAGATATCCTGTTGAAAAAGATGCTACAGATACGGAAATTGTCCTCGACTATCTAATAGATCATAACTACTCCCATATTACGATGATTGGTTGTCTTGGAGACCGAGTAGATCATAGTTTGGCAAATATTGCTTTACTAAAAAAGCTATTAGCTCAAAAGGTCTATGGACGGATTATTGATGAAAAAAATGAGATTTATCTCATCAATGATAAAATAGAACTTTACAACAAAAAAGGAAGTATATTATCTTTAATCCCCTTTTCTGAAGAGGTAGAAGGGGTTACAACAAATGGTTTATATTACCCACTAGATAATCATTGTATGACGAAGGCCAGTAGCTATGGAATCAGCAATATTATAGAAGAAGATTTTGCAAAAGTAGAAATTAAACATGGAGAATTATTGGTAATTATTTCTCGAGATTAA
- the rsgA gene encoding ribosome small subunit-dependent GTPase A yields the protein MKGIIIKGIGGFYYVKSEDKIYECKARGIFRKDKHKPYVGDYVEITIDENEKGAIEEIYPRKNILIRPPISNITQNIVVSAVVQPAINLHFVNNILVYSEHLDIKNVLCFNKSELINEEQKEEIKEHFINTNYKILFTSVKEQTGLHELKDMLRGNINVFSGASGVGKSSLLNSLMPQNKAETGEISSKIERGKHTTRHVELFELEENTFIADTPGFSNINGAQEIELEELMDSFPEFSDLLGQCKFNSCVHDREPDCVIKEAVENRKIASSRYSSYIEMLHSIKATKKY from the coding sequence ATGAAGGGAATTATTATTAAAGGTATTGGCGGATTTTATTATGTAAAAAGTGAAGACAAGATATATGAATGCAAGGCAAGGGGGATCTTTCGTAAAGATAAGCATAAACCGTATGTAGGTGATTATGTAGAGATTACCATAGATGAAAATGAAAAAGGCGCTATTGAGGAAATATACCCAAGAAAAAATATCTTAATACGCCCTCCTATTAGTAATATTACTCAAAATATTGTCGTATCTGCTGTAGTACAACCTGCTATAAACCTTCATTTCGTCAACAATATTTTAGTGTATTCAGAGCATCTGGATATTAAAAATGTCCTATGTTTTAATAAAAGCGAATTAATTAATGAGGAACAAAAAGAAGAAATTAAGGAACACTTTATTAATACCAATTATAAGATTCTTTTTACCAGTGTAAAAGAGCAAACAGGTTTACACGAGTTAAAAGACATGCTACGAGGTAATATTAATGTTTTTTCTGGAGCTTCAGGTGTGGGTAAGTCTTCTCTATTAAATAGCCTTATGCCTCAAAATAAAGCTGAAACAGGGGAAATTAGCAGTAAAATAGAGAGGGGAAAACACACAACTCGACATGTAGAGCTTTTTGAACTTGAAGAGAATACTTTTATTGCAGATACTCCAGGTTTTAGCAATATTAATGGAGCTCAAGAAATTGAGCTAGAAGAATTAATGGATTCTTTCCCTGAATTTTCAGATCTTTTAGGTCAATGTAAATTCAATTCTTGTGTTCATGATAGGGAACCAGATTGCGTTATTAAGGAAGCTGTTGAAAATCGTAAGATTGCTTCGTCTCGTTACTCAAGTTATATTGAAATGTTGCACTCAATAAAAGCAACGAAGAAATACTGA
- the pknB gene encoding Stk1 family PASTA domain-containing Ser/Thr kinase, translated as MTAKLLGNRYELMEVIGVGGMAVVYKAKDKLLNRLVAVKILKSEFNDNEQFINKFKRESQAAASLSHNNIVNVFDVGVQDNNHYIVMEYVNGKTLKAYIKEQGKLPWKEALFLIKQIAFALDHAHKNNIIHRDIKPHNILLNEDMIPKVTDFGIARAISSATVTLVEETMGSVHYISPEQARGGFVDAKSDLYSLGIVLYEMLTGEVPFDSDNSVSVAIKHIQEEIRFPEGIQDVPEGLIDIVYKLVKKSPMDRYHNARELIIDLITIQNNPTTRFMDEPDLSDETKKTPIIGDAQLEENKPQNIKETPNKEKFKWGKKQLMAIVLIPIILGIMVFVLVNAFDVEEIKVPDLSNQNMEEAIGVLQEYNLDYRLERENSSSVPIDHVIKQDPVAGTMLKEGQEVVLYISDGVKQVKLPDVTKQYEVEGIQTLENMGFIVNEIERKYNEDYEKGMIYEQSPAPGALLKEGAEIKLYVSQGKDSAVLDDLVGKTIDEAKEILLSEGLTLGSIKEEVSNKYEKNIVINQDPKAGVELQKKSVVNLTISKGLVKSKSISINIASYLYGAEDEEDDNEVEDENGKGKDKDKEEPQQVRVKVFVIDDKNVSTLQYENAHLSNETITVELKGVGVQSYQVQINNTIYNAENISF; from the coding sequence ATGACAGCTAAGCTATTAGGAAATCGATACGAGTTGATGGAAGTCATTGGCGTAGGTGGGATGGCTGTTGTATATAAGGCTAAGGATAAACTTCTTAATAGACTAGTTGCTGTTAAAATATTAAAAAGCGAATTTAATGATAATGAGCAATTTATCAATAAATTCAAAAGAGAATCCCAAGCTGCGGCAAGCCTCTCTCACAATAATATTGTAAATGTTTTTGATGTAGGAGTACAGGATAATAATCATTATATCGTAATGGAATACGTTAATGGAAAAACCTTAAAAGCTTATATTAAAGAGCAAGGGAAACTACCTTGGAAAGAAGCTTTGTTTTTGATTAAACAAATTGCTTTTGCTTTAGATCACGCTCATAAGAACAATATTATACACAGAGATATTAAACCTCATAATATCTTATTAAATGAAGATATGATACCAAAGGTAACGGATTTTGGAATTGCTAGAGCCATATCTAGTGCTACAGTAACTTTAGTGGAAGAAACTATGGGATCTGTGCATTATATATCACCAGAGCAGGCTAGAGGTGGTTTTGTAGATGCCAAATCAGACTTATATTCTTTAGGAATTGTCTTATATGAAATGCTTACAGGAGAGGTACCTTTTGACAGCGACAACTCTGTTTCTGTAGCCATTAAGCATATTCAAGAAGAAATTCGATTTCCAGAGGGTATTCAAGATGTGCCTGAAGGATTAATAGATATTGTTTACAAGCTCGTAAAAAAAAGCCCCATGGACCGTTATCATAATGCTAGAGAGTTAATAATAGATTTAATAACCATTCAAAATAATCCTACTACTAGGTTTATGGATGAGCCAGATTTATCTGATGAAACCAAAAAAACCCCCATCATTGGAGATGCACAATTAGAGGAGAATAAGCCTCAGAATATTAAGGAAACACCTAACAAAGAAAAGTTTAAATGGGGAAAGAAGCAACTAATGGCCATAGTATTGATTCCAATTATACTAGGGATTATGGTGTTTGTTTTGGTCAATGCTTTTGATGTAGAAGAAATCAAAGTTCCAGATTTAAGTAATCAAAATATGGAAGAAGCAATTGGCGTATTGCAAGAATATAATCTCGATTACAGATTAGAAAGAGAAAATAGTTCTAGTGTACCAATCGATCATGTAATCAAACAAGACCCTGTGGCAGGCACTATGTTAAAAGAAGGTCAAGAAGTAGTACTATATATTAGTGATGGAGTAAAACAAGTAAAACTACCTGATGTAACGAAGCAATATGAAGTAGAGGGAATACAGACCCTTGAAAACATGGGCTTCATAGTCAATGAAATAGAGCGAAAGTACAATGAGGATTACGAAAAAGGCATGATATACGAGCAATCCCCAGCTCCTGGAGCTTTACTGAAGGAAGGGGCAGAAATAAAGCTTTATGTCAGTCAGGGCAAAGACTCAGCAGTATTAGACGATCTTGTTGGAAAGACTATAGATGAAGCAAAAGAAATCCTCTTGTCAGAAGGTCTTACCTTAGGAAGCATCAAAGAGGAGGTCAGCAATAAATACGAAAAAAATATCGTCATAAACCAAGATCCGAAAGCTGGAGTAGAATTACAAAAAAAATCTGTCGTAAATCTTACTATCAGTAAAGGATTAGTAAAATCAAAATCAATTAGTATAAACATCGCGTCTTATTTATATGGTGCGGAGGATGAAGAAGATGATAATGAAGTTGAAGATGAGAATGGTAAAGGCAAAGATAAGGATAAAGAAGAGCCTCAGCAGGTGCGAGTAAAAGTATTTGTAATAGACGATAAGAATGTATCAACTCTTCAATACGAAAATGCGCATTTGTCCAATGAGACCATAACTGTAGAGCTTAAAGGTGTTGGCGTACAGTCTTATCAAGTCCAAATTAACAATACGATTTACAATGCTGAAAACATTAGTTTTTGA
- a CDS encoding Stp1/IreP family PP2C-type Ser/Thr phosphatase yields the protein MDIGYKSHIGNMRAKNQDAYLVLEKSSAKVIILAVADGLGGHNAGEIASSTLVKEIKDKFENTNIIDEERIQEQEVIEIIKEINKIIYEMGSNDVNLSKMGTTLCLSIIANQQVHIFHVGDSRAYIINEKEILQLTRDHSLVEQLISQGEISREEAETYPNKNVITRAIGTDEEIEVDYYQCELKKGDTILLCTDGLTNEVEAEEIKDIINKHNCEEAVEVLVQKANEYGGHDNITVIVYKPEVVL from the coding sequence ATGGACATTGGTTATAAAAGCCATATTGGCAATATGAGAGCCAAAAACCAAGATGCCTACCTCGTATTAGAGAAATCTAGTGCAAAAGTAATCATATTGGCTGTAGCAGATGGCCTTGGTGGACATAATGCAGGAGAAATTGCCAGCAGTACTTTAGTAAAAGAAATAAAAGATAAATTTGAAAATACCAATATAATAGATGAGGAACGAATTCAAGAGCAAGAGGTAATAGAAATTATTAAAGAAATCAACAAAATCATCTATGAAATGGGTAGTAATGATGTGAATTTGAGCAAAATGGGAACAACCCTTTGTTTATCCATTATAGCGAATCAACAAGTTCATATTTTTCATGTAGGAGACAGCAGAGCTTATATCATAAATGAAAAAGAAATTTTACAGCTTACTAGAGACCACTCTTTAGTTGAACAACTAATTTCTCAAGGAGAGATTTCTAGAGAAGAAGCGGAGACATATCCGAACAAAAATGTTATTACTAGGGCCATCGGTACAGATGAAGAAATTGAAGTAGATTATTATCAGTGCGAGTTGAAAAAGGGAGACACCATCTTGCTTTGTACAGACGGTCTTACCAATGAAGTAGAAGCTGAAGAGATAAAAGACATCATCAATAAGCACAATTGCGAAGAAGCAGTAGAGGTGTTGGTTCAAAAGGCAAATGAGTATGGCGGTCATGATAATATCACTGTAATAGTCTATAAACCGGAGGTGGTCTTATGA
- the rlmN gene encoding 23S rRNA (adenine(2503)-C(2))-methyltransferase RlmN has product MTNLIGLTQDQLYEVVRELGEAKFRGKQIYEWVYKHRAPSIDHMTNLPKDTREKLKEKHTIEHIKIEKILIDEKDETHKFLFSLNDQNTIEGVLMKYKYGYALCVSTQVGCKMGCTFCASTLEGVVRSLTSGEIIDQIMVVENHLQIRISNVVLMGSGEPLDNYDEVLKFIYNVNNSNGINIGQRHLTLSTCGIVPKIYDLAKENLQINLSISLHGSNDFIRSKMMPINKRYPLQQLMEACKFYIEKTGRRISFEYSMVNGVNDKIEHAKELEVLLKALNCHVNLIPVNEIKERDFIKSSKDNIIRFSRYLNDIGIPTTIRRELGSSINAACGQLRRNHTEKPKG; this is encoded by the coding sequence ATGACAAATCTTATCGGATTGACTCAAGATCAATTATACGAAGTAGTAAGAGAGCTGGGGGAAGCGAAGTTTCGAGGAAAGCAGATTTATGAATGGGTATACAAACATAGAGCTCCATCTATTGATCATATGACCAATTTGCCAAAAGATACAAGAGAGAAATTAAAAGAAAAACACACCATTGAACATATTAAGATTGAAAAAATATTAATAGATGAAAAAGATGAAACCCATAAGTTCTTGTTCTCTTTAAACGATCAAAACACCATCGAGGGTGTTTTGATGAAATATAAATACGGCTACGCCTTATGTGTTTCTACCCAAGTAGGCTGCAAAATGGGCTGTACATTTTGTGCTTCTACTTTAGAGGGTGTCGTGAGGAGTTTGACTAGTGGTGAAATCATCGATCAGATTATGGTTGTAGAAAACCACCTTCAAATTCGAATCTCAAATGTGGTTTTAATGGGCAGTGGAGAGCCTTTAGATAATTATGATGAGGTTTTAAAATTTATCTACAATGTCAATAATTCAAATGGAATAAATATTGGACAAAGACATCTCACACTTTCCACCTGTGGTATTGTACCTAAAATATATGATTTAGCAAAAGAAAATTTACAGATTAATTTATCTATTTCGTTACATGGTTCAAATGATTTCATTAGGTCAAAAATGATGCCAATAAACAAAAGATATCCTTTACAACAATTGATGGAAGCCTGTAAGTTTTATATTGAAAAGACAGGAAGGCGAATCAGTTTTGAGTACTCAATGGTCAATGGCGTAAATGATAAAATAGAGCATGCAAAGGAACTAGAAGTTCTATTAAAAGCTCTTAATTGTCATGTGAATTTAATACCTGTAAATGAAATTAAAGAAAGAGACTTTATAAAAAGTTCGAAAGATAATATAATAAGGTTTAGCCGTTATTTAAATGATATCGGTATACCCACAACTATTCGAAGGGAATTAGGATCGAGTATTAACGCGGCATGTGGCCAATTGCGTAGAAATCATACTGAAAAACCTAAGGGGTGA
- the rsmB gene encoding 16S rRNA (cytosine(967)-C(5))-methyltransferase RsmB, with amino-acid sequence MGYKIDYPRELAVKTLYEINHNKAFVNIALKKSLKDPKLSSIDKPFVNTLVYGVIKHMSYCDWVISNHSKIKLKKIAPMLLEILRIGVYQVFFLDKVPHFAAVNESVNLSKKYSKGKSDKFVNGVLRSILRNKEEILQHRFEGDEKLTIQYSAPIWLVKMLKEQYPIEVVEIFFEESMKNAPITARVNRLKTTKEELKKSLATEGIGVEDGKLRDYSIIINQFSDISKNPSYQEGLFIIQDEAAMMTVDLLDPKPGEKILDMCSAPGGKTTHIGEMIKDTHGLTARDIYDHKLKLIDENCKRLGLKNVQIELKDGLKFYPEDEEKYDKILLDAPCSGLGILRRKPDIKWNLSEEGIKAIIQIQKSLIKNAFDYLKPGGILVYSTCTINRQENEEVVHDLIENNKSASLLSLKGIDESILLNKHFVQTFPKEGQWDGFFMSKIQKRT; translated from the coding sequence ATGGGTTATAAGATAGATTATCCAAGAGAATTAGCAGTAAAAACATTATATGAAATCAATCACAACAAAGCCTTTGTAAATATCGCTTTAAAAAAGAGTCTGAAGGACCCTAAATTGTCTTCAATTGATAAACCCTTTGTCAATACACTGGTTTATGGAGTGATTAAGCATATGAGTTACTGTGATTGGGTTATTTCGAATCACAGTAAGATTAAATTAAAAAAAATTGCCCCAATGCTTTTAGAAATCCTTCGCATTGGGGTTTATCAAGTATTTTTTTTGGACAAGGTGCCTCATTTTGCAGCAGTAAATGAAAGCGTCAATTTGAGTAAAAAGTACTCTAAGGGTAAATCCGATAAGTTTGTCAATGGTGTACTTCGCTCTATCCTTAGAAATAAAGAGGAGATTCTCCAACATCGTTTTGAGGGAGATGAAAAATTGACGATTCAATACTCTGCACCTATTTGGCTTGTGAAAATGCTTAAAGAGCAGTATCCCATAGAAGTAGTAGAAATTTTTTTTGAGGAATCTATGAAAAATGCGCCTATAACTGCTCGCGTAAATAGGCTAAAGACCACAAAAGAAGAACTAAAAAAATCTTTAGCTACAGAGGGCATTGGTGTAGAAGATGGGAAACTCAGGGATTATTCCATTATCATAAATCAGTTTTCAGATATAAGCAAAAATCCTAGTTATCAGGAAGGATTGTTTATCATACAAGATGAAGCAGCCATGATGACAGTAGACTTATTAGATCCCAAACCTGGTGAAAAAATCTTAGATATGTGTAGTGCTCCAGGTGGGAAAACTACTCATATAGGGGAAATGATAAAAGATACTCATGGACTGACTGCTCGAGATATTTACGATCACAAGCTTAAGCTCATAGATGAGAATTGTAAAAGATTAGGCTTAAAAAATGTTCAAATAGAATTAAAAGATGGGCTCAAGTTTTACCCTGAAGACGAGGAAAAGTATGACAAGATACTTTTAGATGCACCTTGTTCAGGATTAGGGATTTTAAGACGAAAACCAGATATTAAATGGAATCTCAGCGAAGAAGGTATTAAAGCCATAATACAGATTCAAAAGAGTTTAATAAAAAATGCTTTTGATTATTTAAAGCCTGGTGGTATTTTAGTATACAGCACCTGTACTATCAATAGACAAGAAAACGAAGAAGTAGTTCATGATTTGATTGAGAATAATAAGAGTGCATCCTTATTAAGTTTAAAGGGTATTGATGAATCGATTTTACTAAATAAGCACTTTGTACAAACCTTCCCAAAAGAAGGCCAATGGGATGGATTCTTTATGTCAAAAATTCAAAAGAGAACTTGA
- a CDS encoding zinc metallopeptidase, translating into MIFPYFSDYTMIILIPGLILAAFAQWNVSSTYNKYLRVANSRGITGAETARKLLINNGITDVSVELVGGKLSDHYDPRKKVLRLSHEVYNGRSVASVSIAAHEVGHAIQHNIGYAPLKLRSAIAPVAALASNSAWYLFIIGLFFNFAGLMELGIVFFTGAILFNIITLPVEFNASQRAIAQLDQNAILYDEDGPGARRVLNAAALTYVAATIMSFLQLLRMLALKGSRD; encoded by the coding sequence ATGATTTTTCCATATTTTTCTGACTATACAATGATTATACTCATTCCTGGGTTGATTTTAGCAGCTTTTGCTCAGTGGAATGTGTCGTCTACTTATAACAAGTATTTGAGGGTTGCCAATAGCAGAGGAATAACTGGTGCAGAAACGGCAAGGAAATTACTCATCAACAATGGGATTACAGACGTTTCTGTAGAACTAGTAGGCGGAAAATTATCCGACCACTATGATCCAAGAAAGAAAGTACTGAGATTATCTCATGAAGTATACAATGGCAGAAGCGTAGCATCTGTAAGCATTGCAGCTCACGAGGTAGGTCACGCTATTCAGCACAATATAGGTTATGCCCCACTTAAACTTCGCAGCGCTATTGCACCTGTAGCTGCACTTGCATCAAATTCTGCATGGTATTTGTTTATAATAGGCTTGTTCTTTAATTTTGCAGGGCTTATGGAATTAGGTATTGTATTTTTTACAGGAGCGATTCTATTTAATATTATCACCTTGCCTGTAGAATTTAACGCTAGCCAGCGTGCTATTGCTCAATTAGATCAAAATGCTATTCTTTATGATGAAGATGGTCCAGGGGCAAGAAGAGTTTTAAATGCAGCGGCTTTAACTTATGTAGCTGCCACAATCATGTCTTTTTTACAATTATTACGAATGCTTGCATTGAAAGGATCTAGAGATTAA